A single Anatilimnocola floriformis DNA region contains:
- a CDS encoding alcohol dehydrogenase catalytic domain-containing protein: MLGIAAFPGTRIPRLVAAPKLAEPTANEVLCRTIELGVCGTDREILLSEKPWLPANETHLILGHECLARIEFVGSDVRDFAVGELVVPAVRRPFAGQTRRLDLLPFGTFTERGIVQEHGFSVPQFLDRPEHLYRVDPAIASFAVLTEPLAVAEKGANEAHVLQQARLGTNVWNGQPPRVLVTGQGPIAFAAVLACVARGWRCVLAGRDEPETFRSQLVRELESEYWSLGECDLAAIDDVEQNGFDLVLECTGSDELTLAAAAAMRSCGIMVWLGSSRVPEARQHNVERLMRDGLLRNNLFIGSVNCAPRDFHDALAHLAWWKNHNAAALGKLITARVKQADALWHYEHRQPQGIKTIVQFAEN, encoded by the coding sequence ATGCTCGGCATCGCAGCATTCCCCGGCACTCGCATTCCGCGATTGGTTGCTGCGCCGAAGCTGGCTGAACCGACTGCGAATGAAGTTCTTTGCCGGACGATTGAACTGGGTGTCTGTGGCACCGACCGGGAGATTCTGCTGTCGGAAAAGCCGTGGCTGCCGGCGAATGAGACGCATTTGATTCTCGGCCATGAATGCCTTGCGCGGATTGAATTTGTTGGTAGTGATGTGCGCGATTTCGCGGTTGGCGAACTGGTAGTTCCTGCCGTGCGCAGGCCGTTTGCGGGGCAGACGCGGCGGCTCGATTTGTTGCCGTTCGGCACGTTTACGGAGCGAGGCATCGTGCAGGAGCACGGCTTTAGCGTGCCGCAGTTTCTCGATCGGCCGGAGCATTTGTATCGAGTTGATCCGGCGATTGCGTCGTTCGCGGTCCTCACCGAGCCTCTCGCTGTGGCGGAAAAGGGCGCCAACGAAGCGCATGTTTTGCAGCAGGCACGGTTGGGCACGAATGTTTGGAACGGACAGCCGCCGCGCGTGCTGGTGACCGGACAAGGGCCGATCGCGTTTGCCGCGGTCCTCGCGTGTGTTGCGCGTGGATGGCGATGCGTGCTCGCGGGGCGCGATGAACCGGAGACGTTCCGAAGTCAGTTGGTTCGCGAATTGGAAAGCGAATATTGGTCGCTCGGTGAATGCGATCTTGCCGCAATCGATGATGTGGAGCAAAACGGTTTCGATCTCGTGCTGGAATGCACAGGGAGCGACGAGTTGACACTGGCTGCCGCGGCGGCGATGCGTTCCTGCGGCATCATGGTTTGGCTGGGGAGCAGCCGAGTGCCGGAAGCGCGGCAGCATAACGTCGAGCGGCTGATGCGCGATGGTTTGTTGCGAAACAATCTTTTCATCGGCAGCGTGAACTGCGCGCCGCGGGATTTTCACGACGCGCTCGCGCATCTCGCCTGGTGGAAGAATCACAACGCCGCGGCGCTCGGCAAGTTGATCACTGCCCGCGTGAAACAAGCCGATGCGCTCTGGCATTACGAGCATCGGCAGCCGCAGGGCATTAAGACGATCGTGCAGTTTGCAGAGAACTGA
- a CDS encoding DUF309 domain-containing protein, whose translation MAEYDHRYLEGIEHFNACDFFEAHEVWEDLWKDYSGDLRLFYKGLIHVAVCLHHFGNENIRGARKLYNSSRGYLQPYGPVCEGLNIEKLLAQLEICCHDFLNSEEEFPQVTIDPEKIPEIHLG comes from the coding sequence ATGGCCGAATACGATCATCGCTATCTCGAAGGAATCGAGCACTTCAACGCCTGCGATTTCTTCGAGGCGCACGAAGTGTGGGAAGACCTCTGGAAGGACTACAGCGGCGACCTGCGCTTGTTCTACAAAGGTTTGATTCACGTCGCCGTTTGCCTGCACCACTTCGGCAACGAAAACATCCGCGGCGCCCGCAAGCTCTACAACAGCAGCCGCGGCTATCTGCAGCCTTATGGCCCCGTGTGCGAAGGGCTGAACATCGAGAAGCTGCTCGCTCAACTCGAAATCTGCTGCCACGACTTCCTTAACAGCGAAGAAGAGTTCCCGCAGGTGACGATCGATCCGGAAAAGATTCCGGAGATACATTTGGGGTAG
- a CDS encoding Bax inhibitor-1/YccA family protein, translating to MSYYETPARYGELPAAYAETAARVSFIRRTYLHVFAAILLFVGIEAAIFTLVPPATLEGTLAMLFRGQFGWLAVIGVFMVASWVAQSLAQSQASPTAQYAGLGMYVVAEALIFVPLLYFANKVAPHTIPAAGFLTLLIFGGLTAFVLMTRADFSGWGQYLWWAGMAAMGIVIAGMFFNFALGVWFAAAMVGLASAYILYDTSNILHRYRTDQHVAAALALFASVATLFYYLLRLLMALNRKD from the coding sequence ATGTCCTACTACGAGACTCCTGCCAGGTACGGCGAACTGCCAGCCGCGTACGCCGAAACGGCGGCGCGTGTGTCGTTTATTCGTCGCACGTATTTGCATGTGTTCGCGGCGATTTTGTTGTTTGTCGGCATCGAAGCCGCCATCTTCACGCTCGTGCCGCCGGCCACGCTCGAAGGGACGTTGGCGATGCTCTTTCGCGGTCAGTTCGGCTGGCTCGCGGTGATCGGCGTGTTCATGGTCGCGAGTTGGGTCGCGCAGTCGTTAGCCCAATCGCAAGCTTCGCCGACGGCGCAGTACGCGGGACTCGGCATGTATGTGGTGGCCGAGGCGTTGATCTTCGTGCCGCTCCTTTACTTTGCGAACAAGGTCGCGCCGCACACCATTCCTGCGGCGGGCTTTCTCACGCTCTTGATCTTCGGTGGGCTGACTGCGTTTGTGCTGATGACTCGGGCCGACTTCAGCGGTTGGGGGCAATACCTGTGGTGGGCCGGCATGGCCGCGATGGGTATCGTGATCGCTGGTATGTTTTTCAACTTCGCGCTGGGCGTGTGGTTCGCCGCCGCGATGGTGGGCCTGGCTAGTGCTTACATTTTGTACGACACCTCGAACATTTTGCATCGCTACCGCACCGATCAACACGTGGCAGCAGCCCTCGCGCTGTTCGCTTCCGTGGCGACGCTCTTTTATTACCTGCTCCGCTTGCTGATGGCGCTCAATCGCAAAGATTAG
- a CDS encoding beta strand repeat-containing protein yields the protein MAGNVAVSFANVVVTDNFNDNVLDTTKWSTNTTAISSSVTETGGRLQLTNRGYLNTVTSINPATSNGLHITGRYTFGGQGLNQDFLQVITRSSGVPVSAGSAETTNGIEFGGNYFAGVSIATRVNGAVTTLASAAMPDGNISPGDVFDFDIFDDGTRLGMRLTEVGNPANTQTVTAVSTLTNATNKVTFHNRENYEGTKTSFLDDVVIETGVSGLNYTATTGVNNNLSISRSGANVVLSESTASIAVLDAAAVAKRVSSTSGSVTYPAAAFNKIEVDLADGNDTLLVNFAGGNPIPAGGIDYQGGPGGNDVLNVSGAPNGNHVFNYTNAFDGSVVIPSSGTIRYTGLDPISYTTSSGTLEFNLTSGADDIAMDLVGSNLVVSGATIETTTVSLAGITAITVNGGADNDRVTLNTPFSQTLNLNVEDVVYGYLTPPSNLIVSLASSTINEGSSATLSGSFTDAGANDVHVVSIDWGDGSAVQQVNLGPGVTSFSNITHMYLDDGASPGNGTNSDVYPISVTVAEMGNEFQILSLTNNNANVVTQYPLAGDDRGGIAVSSTHVLVTDDGNTERFALSNLSSGTASTKNDGIVSNLRNQQLYALGTSATTPIDGDTSSQTITHLIELDSTGAPSGNSLALSSAITVTTGVRVANGVFAGMDQIFVFQRTAGEFGNASGNVWKIDLPSGTVTNLGSVTLSPGTAENWAFWGVAEHFGGQDYLAYAGPFNGTILRTRISDGATSTISTIGSGSSPLSDLASFTVSPGTNRWYFHYEGTASAFGPVPYQSYESDENIGFADATFALGGPGGSTSSSINVTVKNVAPSLSVSLNDNDINETDSPTLSGTITDPGTLDEFTLNLDWGDPQSPYNTQTFTLGTTALTVAANGINWNPATRVFSLPHAYVDDNPSGTSSDEHTISVGLNDDDGGTAAGNGTLYGLSSNTNNLYRIDETTGAAVFVAQLTNITTVSITGLAALNGTLYATDVYVGGWRFGSIDTTTGAFTPINTQGGSANWWALAGNQAANVLYTVDNDTSGYPLLAITPAGAISTIGSTGLQINGLAYDEANGILYGTAGGGLYRLNTATGVPTLIGSMGFTPTNYLGLEYDASSQKLLATYNNNLYQLNVTTGGATLIGANGVNNIDGLALLPGSTTTLTVTVHNIAPQNVSAGSPYTIDEGGSLMLSATATDPAGDADPLTYSWDINGDGIYTDASGVNPTLTWSQLNSLGITDNGTWNVSVQVRDDDLGVTTSTSVLLTVKNVAPTTVLSLSSTPISENGSTTLTGTITDPGTADTFTLNLNWGDPLSPPNTQTFTLGTTALTAAVSGINWNPTTRQFSLPHTYLDDNPSNSNADIYTITAAVTDDDNGAGSDSTMVTVNNLTPTLSVALSSNSISENDVVTLTGTITDPGTLDTFVVTIDWGDGSASQNLSLGTSSMTLGANGVDWNPTTRVFALPHRYLDDKPSNTPSDPYTISASVTDDDLGSSDVISKTLTVNNVNPVAVSQTATTNEDTAITLIDVRNGATDVGTQDLLTAVVASGTTAKGGVYSIAADGTFTYDPSGAFEYLAVGESTTDVVSFTIRDDDSGTSTSTVTVTITGRNDAPQPTEDENDTTENAAVTTNVISNDTDPDTTDLLSLAPNFFIQSMRNNVTDGAIPVVTATVTQSGNSIVFDPGTDFDLLAVGETATVFINYTVQDDNDPTLTAVATLTITVHGENDAPVANPNTTSTTENAAVTTDVIVDDTDVDATDVLSLATGFSIASATFNLNSTPIALSTATVTQSGNSIVFDPGTDFDFLPAGQSATVVINYTVQDNHEAALTSSSTLTITVNGQNDAPVAVGNSYTTAEDTLLNIAAAGVLGNDSDVDFGATLTAVLVSGPAHAGSFTLSPNGSFTYTPAADYYGSDSFTYKANDGTADSNVVTVSITVTPVDDFDFGDAPSSYGVAQHFEGAGFIGGTANSGPLLGSRDFEVASQFSAGADGDDLSQSDDEGSVTFSSTTLVPRLTTNVTVNASAAGKLDAWIDFNRNGVFDPTEKIASGLSVVAGSNSLVVNVPDGASPGITYARFRISTAGGSLPIGLAADGEVEDYQLSILSTPAGSAQLITDPTNPEGPKILLINGNEIVNDAIVVRQTTAPTTVPFNPGIVTVYIAPKVAIGTFALNSFGSIVIFGRSGNDSISIESPINKPSTIYGDAGNDSISGGLGADIIYPGDGNDTVSGNAGNDVIYGSLGNDTIAGGADFDRFIEMAGSVTLTQTTSKVGTSSDTFATIEQVELTGTPTADVFTLTSVNLSVLLDAGAGADTLAYTGDGNFVVSDAQLKRTQGTATFTLSLATIESLRLNGGSGNDSFDLTNWSKMLVLAGGGGTDTIVAGNDVNYNLSDTLFLRTGLQPIAHSTMENANLTGGASNNTFDISGWTRTATLNGGAGTDKLVSSDNVLTTTLTNTSLTRLTRGAVTLSSIEAAEIIDGAGSNTVNASSFTGSLKVDGGAGNDNITGGAGPTILIGGLGDDTLKSGTGRTVLIGGVGLDRLTGNSNGDLLISGQTVYDANAAALALILAEWASAASYADRVAHLTGAAGGLNGALRLDGANVIHDSSVDVLLGGAGEDLFFAKQVATTLPTSPKDTYTDKASGEQIF from the coding sequence ATGGCCGGAAATGTCGCCGTTTCGTTTGCGAATGTGGTGGTGACAGACAACTTCAACGACAACGTGCTCGACACGACGAAGTGGTCGACAAATACGACCGCAATAAGTTCTTCGGTAACGGAAACTGGCGGTCGGTTGCAGCTAACAAACCGTGGTTATCTCAACACGGTCACCTCGATCAATCCAGCTACGTCTAACGGCTTGCATATCACTGGGCGATATACTTTCGGCGGTCAGGGGTTAAACCAAGATTTTCTACAAGTGATCACACGAAGCAGCGGTGTGCCCGTAAGCGCGGGCTCTGCAGAAACGACTAACGGAATCGAATTCGGCGGAAACTACTTCGCTGGAGTCAGCATCGCCACTCGCGTCAACGGCGCGGTAACGACGCTGGCATCAGCTGCGATGCCGGACGGAAACATCAGTCCTGGTGACGTCTTCGATTTTGATATCTTCGATGACGGAACGCGATTGGGAATGCGGCTCACGGAGGTTGGCAACCCAGCGAATACGCAGACTGTCACTGCCGTGAGTACGTTAACGAACGCAACTAACAAGGTCACATTTCATAATCGCGAGAATTACGAAGGGACGAAAACCTCCTTCCTTGACGATGTGGTGATCGAAACCGGTGTCAGCGGGTTGAACTACACCGCCACCACGGGTGTTAACAACAATCTGTCGATCTCACGCTCCGGCGCAAACGTGGTCCTATCCGAATCAACTGCGTCGATCGCGGTGTTGGATGCTGCCGCTGTCGCGAAGCGAGTCTCTTCAACAAGCGGTTCTGTCACCTATCCTGCTGCGGCATTCAACAAGATCGAAGTCGATCTCGCCGATGGTAACGATACGCTGCTAGTGAATTTCGCGGGCGGAAACCCAATTCCAGCAGGAGGCATCGACTATCAAGGGGGGCCCGGCGGCAATGACGTGCTGAATGTTAGTGGCGCTCCGAACGGTAATCACGTTTTCAATTACACAAATGCTTTCGATGGCAGCGTAGTAATTCCCAGCAGTGGGACGATCAGATACACGGGACTCGATCCGATTTCGTATACGACCTCTAGCGGCACGCTTGAATTTAATTTGACATCGGGTGCCGACGATATCGCGATGGATCTAGTCGGCAGCAATCTGGTCGTCAGTGGCGCCACAATCGAAACGACTACGGTATCGCTGGCGGGAATTACGGCGATCACGGTCAATGGCGGCGCCGACAATGATCGGGTCACTCTCAACACGCCGTTTTCGCAAACCTTGAACTTGAATGTCGAGGATGTTGTCTACGGCTACCTTACTCCACCGAGCAACCTGATCGTCAGTCTGGCCAGCAGCACGATCAATGAAGGGAGTAGCGCGACGCTTTCCGGCAGCTTCACGGACGCGGGAGCCAATGATGTGCACGTGGTGTCGATTGATTGGGGCGATGGCTCCGCGGTTCAGCAAGTGAATCTTGGGCCGGGGGTCACTTCGTTCAGCAACATCACACATATGTATTTGGACGACGGCGCGTCGCCCGGGAATGGCACCAATTCGGACGTCTATCCGATCAGCGTGACAGTCGCGGAAATGGGTAATGAATTTCAAATTCTGAGTTTGACGAATAACAACGCCAACGTGGTGACGCAGTATCCCCTCGCGGGAGACGACCGTGGCGGGATCGCGGTATCGAGTACGCACGTGCTGGTGACCGACGACGGCAATACCGAGCGCTTCGCGTTGAGCAACTTGAGTAGTGGCACTGCGTCGACGAAGAACGATGGGATTGTCAGCAATTTGCGCAACCAGCAGCTCTATGCTCTGGGGACCAGCGCCACCACGCCGATCGATGGGGATACATCGAGCCAGACAATCACGCATTTGATCGAGCTGGACTCGACGGGAGCACCGTCGGGCAATAGCCTCGCGCTATCGTCGGCGATCACGGTCACCACGGGGGTCAGGGTTGCGAACGGTGTGTTTGCGGGGATGGATCAGATCTTCGTCTTTCAGCGAACAGCCGGAGAATTCGGCAATGCTTCCGGCAATGTGTGGAAGATCGATTTACCCAGCGGAACGGTTACGAATCTGGGGAGCGTAACGCTCAGCCCCGGTACTGCCGAAAACTGGGCGTTTTGGGGTGTAGCGGAACACTTTGGCGGCCAGGACTACCTGGCCTACGCAGGCCCATTCAATGGCACGATTCTCCGTACACGAATTTCGGATGGGGCGACCAGCACCATCTCAACGATCGGGAGCGGCTCATCCCCGCTCAGCGATTTGGCTTCCTTCACGGTCTCGCCAGGCACCAATCGTTGGTACTTTCACTACGAAGGGACCGCAAGTGCCTTTGGGCCGGTCCCGTATCAAAGCTATGAATCGGATGAAAACATCGGCTTTGCTGATGCGACCTTTGCCCTGGGAGGACCTGGGGGAAGCACCAGTAGTTCGATCAATGTCACGGTGAAGAACGTCGCACCCTCGCTGAGCGTTTCGCTGAACGATAACGATATCAACGAAACCGATTCGCCGACTCTCTCCGGAACGATCACGGATCCAGGGACCCTCGACGAATTCACGCTCAACCTGGATTGGGGCGATCCGCAGTCGCCGTATAACACCCAAACGTTCACGCTGGGCACCACCGCGCTGACCGTCGCGGCGAACGGCATTAACTGGAATCCAGCGACGCGCGTCTTCTCGTTGCCGCACGCGTACGTCGATGACAATCCGTCGGGAACGAGCAGCGACGAACATACGATCAGCGTCGGGCTGAACGATGACGACGGGGGCACGGCCGCGGGCAACGGAACGCTCTACGGGTTGTCCTCGAATACGAACAACCTCTACCGAATCGATGAGACTACCGGCGCCGCAGTTTTCGTGGCTCAACTGACAAATATCACCACTGTCAGCATCACCGGTCTGGCAGCTCTCAATGGAACGCTCTACGCCACCGATGTTTATGTGGGCGGGTGGCGATTTGGTTCGATCGACACCACGACAGGCGCCTTTACGCCAATCAACACCCAGGGCGGCTCGGCCAACTGGTGGGCATTGGCCGGCAATCAGGCGGCGAATGTGCTCTACACGGTGGATAACGACACATCGGGATACCCGCTGTTAGCCATCACCCCCGCCGGCGCCATTTCCACGATCGGTTCGACGGGGTTGCAGATCAACGGGCTCGCCTATGACGAGGCGAATGGAATCCTGTATGGCACTGCGGGTGGAGGCTTGTACCGGTTAAACACGGCGACCGGAGTTCCCACCCTCATCGGGTCGATGGGATTCACACCCACCAATTACCTGGGCCTTGAGTATGATGCCTCCAGCCAGAAATTACTCGCAACCTACAACAACAACTTGTACCAATTGAACGTCACAACCGGTGGTGCCACGCTGATTGGGGCCAACGGTGTGAACAACATCGACGGGCTGGCCTTACTGCCAGGTTCGACGACCACACTCACGGTCACGGTTCACAACATCGCTCCACAGAACGTCAGCGCAGGCAGCCCGTACACGATCGATGAAGGCGGCAGCTTGATGCTGTCGGCCACGGCAACCGATCCTGCTGGCGATGCTGATCCATTGACGTATTCGTGGGACATTAACGGCGATGGCATTTACACGGATGCAAGCGGCGTGAATCCCACATTGACCTGGTCGCAACTTAACTCTCTCGGAATCACTGACAACGGCACGTGGAATGTCAGTGTTCAAGTCCGCGATGATGACTTGGGAGTGACTACATCGACGTCGGTGTTACTGACGGTCAAGAATGTCGCACCGACGACGGTGCTGTCGTTATCGAGCACCCCGATTAGCGAGAATGGCAGCACGACGTTGACGGGCACCATCACCGATCCGGGAACGGCGGATACTTTTACGCTGAACCTCAATTGGGGTGATCCACTCTCGCCACCGAATACGCAGACGTTCACGCTCGGCACGACGGCACTCACGGCGGCTGTGAGTGGCATTAATTGGAATCCGACGACGCGGCAGTTCTCGCTCCCTCACACTTATCTCGACGATAACCCATCGAACAGCAACGCGGACATTTACACGATCACCGCAGCGGTGACGGACGACGACAATGGCGCGGGATCAGATTCGACGATGGTGACCGTCAATAATTTGACACCAACCTTGTCGGTGGCGCTCTCGAGCAACTCAATTTCGGAAAATGATGTCGTTACGCTGACCGGCACCATCACCGATCCCGGCACGCTCGATACGTTTGTCGTGACGATTGACTGGGGCGATGGTTCAGCGAGTCAGAACCTTTCGCTGGGGACGTCGTCAATGACGCTGGGCGCGAACGGCGTTGATTGGAACCCGACGACGCGGGTGTTTGCCCTGCCGCATCGGTACCTGGATGACAAACCTTCGAATACGCCCAGCGATCCTTACACGATCTCCGCATCCGTTACCGATGATGATCTCGGGTCGAGTGACGTTATCTCGAAGACCTTGACGGTCAACAACGTCAACCCCGTAGCCGTGTCGCAAACGGCGACGACGAACGAAGACACTGCGATCACTCTCATCGACGTGCGGAACGGCGCTACGGATGTTGGCACGCAGGATTTGCTGACAGCCGTCGTCGCCAGCGGCACGACCGCGAAAGGTGGCGTGTATTCGATTGCCGCCGATGGCACGTTTACGTACGACCCGAGTGGCGCCTTTGAATATCTGGCCGTTGGTGAATCAACGACAGATGTCGTGTCATTCACCATTCGCGATGACGATAGCGGGACTTCGACGAGCACGGTAACGGTAACGATCACCGGCCGGAACGATGCGCCGCAGCCGACGGAGGATGAAAACGACACGACGGAAAATGCAGCGGTGACGACGAATGTGATCAGCAACGACACCGATCCCGATACGACCGATCTGCTGAGTCTTGCGCCGAACTTTTTCATTCAGTCGATGCGCAACAACGTCACCGATGGAGCCATTCCGGTTGTGACGGCTACCGTGACGCAAAGCGGTAATTCGATCGTGTTTGATCCCGGCACCGATTTCGATCTGCTTGCGGTCGGCGAGACGGCGACTGTGTTCATCAATTACACCGTGCAAGACGACAACGACCCCACGCTCACGGCAGTAGCGACGTTGACCATCACGGTGCACGGCGAGAACGATGCGCCGGTGGCGAACCCCAACACGACCAGCACGACCGAAAATGCAGCCGTCACCACCGACGTGATCGTGGACGATACCGATGTCGATGCAACCGACGTGCTCAGCCTCGCGACTGGCTTCAGCATTGCTTCGGCGACATTCAATTTGAACAGCACACCGATCGCGCTCAGCACGGCGACGGTCACACAGAGCGGCAACTCGATTGTCTTCGATCCGGGTACCGACTTCGATTTTCTCCCTGCCGGCCAATCGGCAACGGTGGTGATTAACTACACCGTGCAAGACAACCATGAGGCCGCGTTGACGAGCAGCAGCACGCTGACGATTACCGTCAACGGCCAAAATGACGCTCCGGTGGCTGTTGGCAATTCATATACAACCGCCGAAGACACGCTGCTGAACATTGCTGCAGCCGGCGTACTGGGCAATGACTCCGATGTCGATTTCGGCGCCACACTGACCGCGGTCTTAGTGTCTGGGCCGGCGCATGCGGGCTCGTTCACGCTCAGCCCGAACGGATCGTTTACTTATACTCCCGCCGCAGATTACTACGGTTCGGATAGCTTCACTTACAAAGCCAACGACGGCACGGCTGATTCCAATGTCGTGACGGTGTCGATCACGGTGACTCCGGTCGATGACTTTGATTTCGGTGATGCACCGTCCTCGTATGGCGTGGCGCAGCATTTTGAAGGAGCCGGCTTTATCGGCGGCACGGCTAACTCGGGCCCGCTGCTCGGCTCGCGCGATTTTGAAGTTGCCAGTCAATTCTCCGCCGGCGCCGACGGCGATGATCTGTCGCAAAGCGATGATGAAGGCAGCGTGACTTTCAGCTCAACGACTCTCGTTCCGCGTTTGACCACAAACGTCACCGTCAATGCATCCGCCGCCGGCAAGCTCGATGCCTGGATCGATTTCAATCGCAACGGCGTGTTTGATCCGACGGAAAAGATCGCCAGCGGATTGAGTGTGGTCGCCGGCAGCAACAGCCTGGTGGTGAACGTTCCCGATGGCGCAAGTCCGGGGATCACTTACGCTCGCTTCCGTATCAGCACGGCGGGCGGTTCACTGCCGATCGGCCTGGCCGCGGACGGCGAAGTGGAAGACTATCAACTCTCGATCCTCAGCACGCCGGCTGGATCCGCGCAGCTCATCACCGACCCGACCAATCCCGAAGGTCCAAAGATTTTGCTGATCAACGGCAACGAAATCGTCAACGATGCGATCGTCGTTCGCCAAACAACCGCGCCGACCACCGTGCCATTCAATCCGGGGATCGTCACGGTCTACATCGCGCCGAAGGTCGCGATCGGCACATTCGCGCTGAACTCGTTTGGCAGCATCGTGATTTTTGGACGCAGCGGCAACGATTCGATCAGCATCGAGTCGCCAATCAACAAGCCGAGCACCATCTATGGCGACGCAGGCAATGATTCGATCTCGGGTGGTCTCGGCGCCGATATCATTTATCCCGGCGACGGCAACGACACGGTCTCGGGCAACGCGGGCAACGATGTGATTTACGGCAGCTTGGGTAACGACACCATCGCCGGCGGCGCTGACTTCGATCGCTTCATCGAAATGGCCGGTTCGGTCACGCTGACGCAAACCACTTCCAAGGTCGGTACGTCGAGCGATACGTTTGCCACGATCGAACAAGTGGAACTCACCGGCACTCCGACGGCTGACGTCTTCACGCTCACCAGCGTCAATCTCAGCGTGCTGCTCGATGCCGGCGCTGGGGCCGACACGCTGGCCTACACCGGCGATGGCAACTTTGTGGTAAGCGATGCGCAGCTCAAGCGCACGCAAGGTACAGCAACTTTCACGCTGTCGCTGGCGACCATCGAATCGCTGCGGCTCAACGGCGGCAGCGGCAACGATTCGTTTGATCTGACCAATTGGTCGAAGATGCTCGTACTCGCTGGCGGCGGTGGCACCGATACGATCGTGGCCGGCAACGATGTCAACTACAACCTCAGCGACACGCTCTTCCTCCGCACCGGCTTGCAGCCGATCGCCCACTCGACGATGGAAAACGCCAACCTCACTGGCGGCGCGAGCAACAACACGTTCGACATCTCGGGCTGGACTAGGACGGCGACACTTAATGGCGGCGCTGGCACGGACAAGCTCGTGTCGTCGGACAATGTACTGACCACGACGCTGACCAACACCTCGCTCACGCGTCTAACGCGCGGCGCGGTCACACTCAGCAGCATCGAAGCCGCCGAGATTATCGACGGCGCGGGCAGCAACACGGTGAACGCTAGTTCGTTCACCGGCTCGCTGAAGGTCGACGGCGGCGCGGGGAACGACAACATTACCGGCGGCGCGGGACCGACGATCCTGATCGGCGGCTTGGGCGATGACACTTTGAAGAGCGGCACGGGTCGCACGGTGTTGATCGGCGGCGTCGGCCTCGATCGGTTGACCGGCAACAGCAACGGCGATTTGCTGATCTCGGGCCAAACCGTGTACGACGCCAATGCTGCCGCGCTCGCGCTGATCCTGGCCGAATGGGCTTCGGCGGCGAGCTACGCCGATCGCGTCGCGCATCTGACTGGCGCTGCCGGCGGGTTGAATGGCGCGCTGCGACTCGACGGAGCGAATGTGATTCACGACAGTTCGGTCGATGTGCTCCTCGGCGGCGCTGGCGAAGATCTGTTCTTCGCCAAGCAAGTCGCAACGACCTTGCCGACCTCGCCGAAGGATACTTACACCGACAAGGCATCTGGCGAACAGATTTTCTAA